A single genomic interval of Stigmatella aurantiaca harbors:
- a CDS encoding glycosyltransferase family 2 protein, translating to MTKPDLIISIVNHSNPELLHDCLRTLFQTTQACTFEVWVVDNATDGRGVEAMRRDFPQVRWLFNTSRKGFSANHNQVLSQAQGRYFCIFNDDTLVHEGAFDTLVRFMDDNPRVGMAGARLLNADGTPQDCVFRQMGLSTALFDICFLPRPLHFLKALHIDPAQYGNAEARVSWVLGACIIVREQTLAEVGLLDEKLAPLGNTEDTDWCVRAWKAGWEVAFCPEAVITHLTSRSFRPSAKGHDRVRVELWRTRLAYFRKHHGRLHEQLMRLILVGTLPWNSAVLTQSLLRRRLSLAEYQRQLSTFVRISEMGLRARVG from the coding sequence ATGACGAAGCCGGACCTCATCATCTCCATCGTCAACCACAGCAACCCCGAGTTGCTGCATGACTGCCTGCGCACGCTGTTCCAGACGACCCAGGCCTGCACCTTCGAGGTGTGGGTGGTGGACAACGCCACGGACGGGCGGGGCGTGGAGGCCATGCGCCGGGACTTTCCCCAGGTGCGCTGGCTCTTCAACACCTCGCGCAAGGGCTTCTCCGCCAACCACAACCAGGTCCTCTCCCAGGCGCAGGGCCGCTACTTCTGCATCTTCAACGACGACACCCTCGTGCACGAGGGCGCCTTCGACACGCTCGTGCGCTTCATGGACGACAACCCCCGCGTGGGCATGGCCGGCGCCCGGCTGCTCAACGCGGACGGTACGCCCCAGGACTGCGTCTTCCGGCAGATGGGGCTCTCCACCGCGCTCTTCGACATCTGCTTCCTGCCGCGCCCGCTGCACTTCCTCAAGGCGCTGCACATCGACCCGGCGCAGTACGGCAACGCGGAGGCCCGGGTGAGCTGGGTGCTGGGCGCGTGCATCATCGTGCGCGAGCAGACGCTGGCCGAGGTGGGGCTGCTGGACGAGAAGCTCGCGCCCCTGGGGAACACCGAGGACACCGACTGGTGTGTCCGGGCGTGGAAGGCCGGCTGGGAGGTGGCCTTCTGCCCCGAGGCCGTCATCACCCATCTGACGAGCCGCTCGTTCCGCCCGTCCGCGAAGGGGCATGACCGCGTGCGCGTGGAGCTGTGGCGCACGCGCCTGGCCTACTTCCGCAAGCACCATGGGCGGCTGCACGAGCAGCTCATGCGGCTCATCCTCGTGGGCACCCTGCCGTGGAACTCGGCGGTGCTCACCCAGTCCCTGCTGCGGCGGCGGTTGAGCCTCGCGGAGTACCAGCGGCAGCTGTCCACCTTCGTGCGCATCTCCGAGATGGGGCTGCGCGCCCGGGTGGGGTAG
- a CDS encoding glycosyltransferase family 2 protein, producing MPFFSVIIPTYNRAQLLERTLESVFAQAFTDYEVLVVDDGSTDGTEAVLARHEGRVRVLRQKNQGQGVARNLAMQHATGTYAVFLDSDDLWFPWTLGTYLQAIDMYGGPSVVMGTVASFAREEELAPVTQEPFRAWAFTDYLASAPEPFIRTACVIAVRLEALKRVGGFTARRIASEDHDLLFRLGTEPGFVWVQAPLVVGYRQHDASSSKSLEQSHQGLCFQLEQEQGGHYPGGAGRRRDRLTFILRGVRHVTRWLTEHGRPDLAVDLYRRSLGVHLEVPRWRYLLGFPPWMMAASLRRRALRARAR from the coding sequence ATGCCCTTCTTCTCCGTCATCATCCCCACGTACAACCGCGCCCAGCTCCTGGAGCGGACGCTCGAATCCGTCTTCGCGCAGGCGTTCACCGACTACGAGGTGCTCGTCGTCGATGATGGCTCCACGGACGGCACCGAGGCGGTGCTCGCGCGCCACGAGGGGCGCGTGCGGGTGCTGCGCCAGAAGAACCAGGGGCAGGGCGTGGCGCGCAACCTGGCCATGCAGCACGCCACGGGCACCTACGCGGTGTTCCTGGACAGTGACGACCTGTGGTTTCCGTGGACGCTCGGCACCTATCTCCAGGCCATCGACATGTACGGCGGGCCCTCGGTGGTGATGGGCACGGTGGCCTCGTTCGCGCGCGAGGAGGAACTGGCCCCGGTGACGCAGGAGCCCTTCCGGGCCTGGGCCTTCACGGACTATCTGGCGAGCGCCCCGGAGCCGTTCATCCGCACCGCGTGCGTCATCGCCGTGCGCCTGGAGGCGCTCAAGCGCGTGGGCGGGTTCACCGCCCGGCGCATCGCCTCCGAGGACCATGATCTCCTCTTCCGCCTGGGCACCGAGCCGGGCTTCGTGTGGGTGCAGGCGCCGCTGGTGGTGGGCTACCGCCAGCATGATGCCTCCTCCTCGAAGAGCCTGGAGCAGAGCCACCAGGGGCTGTGCTTCCAATTGGAGCAGGAGCAGGGCGGGCACTACCCGGGCGGGGCGGGGCGGCGCCGGGACCGGCTGACGTTCATCCTGCGGGGCGTGCGGCACGTGACGCGGTGGCTCACCGAGCACGGGCGGCCGGACCTGGCCGTGGACCTGTACCGGCGCAGCCTGGGCGTGCACCTGGAGGTGCCGCGCTGGCGCTACCTGCTGGGCTTTCCCCCTTGGATGATGGCCGCGTCGCTGCGGCGCCGGGCCCTCAGGGCGCGCGCGCGGTGA
- a CDS encoding acyltransferase family protein, translated as MSLPSSSPSVPALPDPRQEGLDLLRALAILPVLLFHAPETVTHALPEGLRHAFTFGWMGVDLFFVLSGYLIGRQVFTTQPEAPTGSLLREFWVKRWTRTLPLYFVVLGTYAFLKPLVFGAPFAGGGWHFAFFLQNYAPLLDFVQSWSLCVEEHFYLVLPVLAFALGGRRWPAAVWLVPGALSLVGRMLVSRGLPEGLTALEVVPFLQWPTHLHLDGMALGVFLARTAPTWRQWPAAWKTTCTLLGVGVLAATLALCGPTLHGHARVWVFTGLSVAFALLVVGLEAMRLPSWARKAVYMLAVTSYGTYLWHGLVVRVLERTHLSLGFWGLDLLAFLGVTVGVAWATYQAVEKPGLKLRGWLLEQPSRPPVTARAP; from the coding sequence ATGTCCCTTCCCTCCTCCTCCCCTTCCGTCCCGGCGTTGCCCGATCCCCGTCAGGAGGGGCTCGACCTGCTGCGGGCCCTGGCCATCCTGCCCGTGCTGCTCTTCCATGCGCCCGAGACCGTGACGCATGCCCTCCCGGAGGGGCTGCGCCACGCCTTCACCTTCGGGTGGATGGGGGTGGACCTGTTCTTCGTGCTCTCGGGCTACCTCATCGGCCGGCAGGTCTTCACCACCCAGCCGGAGGCGCCCACCGGCTCACTGCTGCGCGAGTTCTGGGTGAAGCGCTGGACGCGCACGCTGCCGCTCTACTTCGTGGTGCTGGGCACCTACGCGTTCCTCAAGCCGCTCGTCTTCGGCGCGCCCTTCGCCGGGGGCGGCTGGCACTTCGCCTTCTTCCTGCAGAACTACGCGCCCCTGCTCGACTTCGTGCAGAGCTGGTCCCTGTGCGTGGAGGAGCACTTCTACCTGGTGCTGCCCGTGCTGGCGTTCGCCCTGGGCGGCCGGCGGTGGCCCGCAGCGGTCTGGCTGGTGCCAGGCGCCCTGAGCCTGGTGGGGCGGATGCTCGTGTCGCGCGGCTTGCCCGAGGGCCTGACGGCGCTGGAGGTGGTGCCCTTCCTCCAGTGGCCCACGCACCTGCACCTGGACGGCATGGCGCTCGGGGTGTTCCTGGCGCGCACGGCGCCCACCTGGCGGCAGTGGCCCGCCGCGTGGAAGACCACGTGCACGCTGCTGGGGGTGGGCGTGCTGGCCGCCACGCTCGCGCTGTGTGGGCCCACCCTGCACGGACATGCCCGGGTCTGGGTGTTCACCGGCCTGAGCGTGGCCTTCGCCCTGCTGGTGGTGGGCCTGGAGGCGATGCGGCTGCCCTCCTGGGCGCGCAAGGCCGTGTACATGCTGGCGGTGACGTCCTACGGGACGTACCTGTGGCACGGGCTCGTGGTGCGCGTGCTCGAGCGGACGCACCTCTCGCTGGGCTTCTGGGGGCTGGACCTGCTGGCCTTCCTGGGCGTCACCGTGGGCGTGGCGTGGGCCACGTACCAGGCGGTGGAGAAGCCGGGGCTCAAGCTGCGCGGGTGGCTGCTGGAGCAGCCCTCCCGGCCGCCCGTCACCGCGCGCGCGCCCTGA
- a CDS encoding glycosyltransferase family 4 protein: MSSLRVLLGIHHPLDPNLGAPGVTLALGQALQGLGCEVSYYGYGEAFPGVTSHSALHSLRFPWTLSAWLAREAHRFDVLDITTGDCWPWARVGRPGARRRQALVTRSHGLEHLVSEQLRADVRAGRAQVSWKYPLYHGGFRLWEVRESLRLADHAVLLNPQDRDFVRDRLGVPGERLSVIPHGLSGAFLERPAPEPGAPEGPVRIAFVGSWLQRKGREELVAVAAALRAQGVPFSLELLGTGAPEDEVRGAFSPDVRAQVRVVPRYRNEDLPGLLQGAEILLFPSHAEGYGMALVEAMACGLAPVTTPVGVAPEVVRDGQTGRLLRVGDVAGLTQAVRALAEDRPRLLALRQAAQRVVKGMTWQQAGIRTLRMYEQAISMHS, from the coding sequence GTGTCCAGCCTGCGCGTCCTTCTTGGCATTCACCATCCCCTCGACCCGAACCTGGGCGCCCCGGGGGTGACGTTGGCCCTGGGGCAGGCGCTCCAGGGGCTGGGGTGTGAGGTCTCCTATTATGGATACGGCGAGGCCTTCCCCGGCGTCACCTCCCACTCCGCCCTGCACTCCCTCCGGTTCCCCTGGACCCTGAGCGCGTGGCTGGCCCGGGAGGCGCACCGCTTCGACGTGCTCGACATCACCACGGGCGACTGCTGGCCCTGGGCCCGCGTGGGGCGTCCGGGCGCGCGGCGCCGCCAGGCCCTGGTCACCCGCAGCCATGGCCTGGAGCACCTCGTCTCCGAGCAGCTCCGCGCGGACGTGCGCGCGGGCCGGGCCCAGGTGAGCTGGAAGTACCCGCTCTACCATGGGGGTTTTCGCCTCTGGGAGGTGCGCGAGTCCCTGCGGCTCGCCGACCATGCCGTGCTCCTCAACCCCCAGGACCGCGACTTCGTCCGGGACCGGCTGGGCGTGCCCGGTGAGCGCCTCTCCGTCATCCCCCACGGGCTGTCTGGGGCGTTTCTGGAGCGCCCCGCCCCCGAGCCGGGCGCCCCGGAGGGGCCCGTGCGCATCGCCTTCGTGGGCAGCTGGCTCCAGCGCAAGGGCCGCGAGGAGCTCGTCGCCGTGGCGGCCGCGTTGCGCGCCCAGGGGGTGCCGTTCTCCCTGGAGTTGCTGGGAACCGGGGCCCCCGAGGACGAGGTGCGCGGCGCGTTCTCTCCCGACGTTCGGGCCCAGGTCCGTGTGGTGCCCCGCTACCGCAACGAGGACCTGCCCGGCCTGCTCCAGGGCGCGGAAATCCTGCTCTTCCCGAGCCACGCGGAGGGCTACGGTATGGCACTCGTCGAGGCCATGGCCTGTGGGCTCGCGCCCGTGACGACCCCCGTGGGCGTGGCCCCCGAGGTGGTGCGGGATGGCCAGACGGGCCGCCTCCTGCGCGTGGGGGATGTGGCCGGGTTGACGCAGGCGGTGCGCGCCCTCGCCGAGGACCGCCCGCGCCTCTTGGCACTGCGTCAGGCGGCGCAACGGGTAGTGAAAGGAATGACCTGGCAGCAGGCAGGCATACGCACTTTGCGTATGTACGAGCAGGCGATTTCAATGCACTCGTAA
- a CDS encoding MraY family glycosyltransferase: MITFLVTFLVALTVCLGLTLVVRNRALAWGWVDQANSSRKVHVQPIPRLGGVAIVAGFFAPLCALFLVDSGVGLLFQSYRELLLGLFGGGAIIAMLGLYDDLKGANARLKFAVQFAVALGLYELGFRVELIANPFGPELPLGVLSLPFTVMWVVGVINAINLIDGLDGLAGGVAFFGVSTNFILSLVRGDVVMCLLMAALAGAILGFLVFNFNPASIFMGDTGSMFLGFVLAAVSLKTSTKSGTAVAMLVPIMSLGLPIMDTLIAMVRRTMLGRPMFSADKEHIHHRLMSRMVLSHRASVLVLYGVCGLFTLTALGLNFANSAQSALLLVGMGIVIFVLMRKLGYLDLRRAGAVSQARRKNQRLHSLVKTVTRATRRADSFQELWGVLRPLAEALDASRLELRFQQQWGHGITDGVVFETERPAGSAVPLDMRIEVKDDDVRVGWLRMSWKDGRAEVNRDEELALELVADAVAERASELMALEAAEPGRVVSMGR, encoded by the coding sequence ATGATTACCTTTCTTGTCACGTTTCTTGTCGCCCTGACGGTTTGCCTGGGGCTGACGTTGGTGGTTCGTAACCGTGCGCTGGCTTGGGGCTGGGTGGACCAGGCCAACTCGAGCCGCAAGGTGCATGTCCAACCCATTCCCCGGCTGGGAGGGGTGGCCATCGTGGCGGGCTTCTTCGCCCCGCTGTGCGCGCTGTTCCTGGTGGACTCCGGCGTGGGGCTGCTCTTCCAGAGCTACCGCGAGCTGCTCCTGGGCCTGTTCGGGGGCGGGGCCATCATCGCGATGCTCGGGCTGTATGACGACCTGAAGGGCGCCAACGCCCGGCTCAAGTTCGCCGTGCAGTTCGCCGTGGCGCTGGGGCTCTACGAGCTGGGCTTCCGCGTGGAGCTGATCGCCAATCCGTTCGGCCCGGAGCTTCCCCTGGGCGTGCTGAGCCTGCCGTTCACCGTGATGTGGGTGGTGGGCGTCATCAACGCCATCAACCTCATCGACGGGCTGGATGGGCTGGCCGGCGGCGTCGCCTTCTTCGGCGTGAGCACCAACTTCATCCTCTCGCTGGTGCGTGGGGACGTCGTCATGTGCCTGCTCATGGCCGCGCTGGCGGGCGCCATCCTGGGCTTCCTCGTCTTCAACTTCAACCCGGCCTCCATCTTCATGGGAGACACGGGCAGCATGTTCCTGGGCTTCGTGCTCGCGGCCGTCTCGCTGAAGACCTCGACCAAGAGCGGCACCGCGGTCGCCATGCTCGTGCCCATCATGTCGCTGGGGCTGCCCATCATGGATACGCTCATCGCCATGGTGCGCCGCACGATGCTGGGCAGGCCCATGTTCAGCGCCGACAAGGAGCACATCCACCACCGGCTCATGAGCCGCATGGTGCTCAGCCACCGCGCCTCCGTGCTCGTGCTGTACGGCGTGTGCGGCCTGTTCACGCTCACCGCCCTGGGGCTCAACTTCGCCAACAGCGCCCAGAGCGCCCTGCTCCTGGTGGGCATGGGCATCGTCATCTTCGTGCTCATGCGCAAGCTGGGCTACCTGGACCTGCGCCGGGCCGGCGCGGTGAGCCAGGCGCGGCGCAAGAACCAGCGGCTGCACTCGCTGGTGAAGACGGTCACCCGCGCCACGCGCCGGGCGGACTCGTTCCAGGAGCTGTGGGGCGTGCTGCGTCCGCTCGCCGAGGCCCTGGATGCCTCGCGCCTGGAGCTGCGCTTCCAGCAGCAGTGGGGCCATGGCATCACCGACGGGGTGGTGTTCGAGACCGAGCGCCCCGCGGGCTCCGCGGTGCCCCTGGACATGCGCATCGAGGTGAAGGACGACGATGTGCGGGTCGGCTGGCTGCGGATGTCCTGGAAGGATGGCCGCGCGGAGGTCAACCGGGACGAGGAGCTGGCGCTGGAGCTGGTGGCCGATGCGGTGGCCGAGCGCGCCTCCGAGCTGATGGCCCTGGAGGCCGCGGAGCCGGGCCGCGTCGTCTCGATGGGGCGGTAG
- a CDS encoding nucleotidyltransferase family protein, protein MGARAFLTLLRAWPEAPGTAFSGEPEALVRAAARHGLAGFIEQALAHAGWMLPDASREALRRESRGSAARAIRVHALLLRSLEALAAVDVVPVVLKGYGLARRLYPEPFHRATTDVDLLVAPAQVEAASRALEGLGLVPVTERPGHGGEHAHHRAFHGPAGLVELHYRALATGGQALEAGVLLAHAEAFELEGHRVRYLRAEEELVYLALHASNHLLQRLAWLMDLKLLLRASPALSWPRVVEVARGTAFPHLAWYALDAAHRLLGLAVPPEVLAALAPPRWQRALARRFFSEERLLGARLAAHRAEWFTVKLLLAPRVRPMARYVLWRLGEVLPWKGPPA, encoded by the coding sequence GTGGGAGCGCGGGCGTTCCTGACGCTGCTCCGTGCCTGGCCCGAAGCCCCGGGGACCGCCTTCTCCGGCGAGCCCGAGGCCCTGGTGCGCGCCGCCGCCCGGCATGGGCTCGCGGGCTTCATCGAGCAGGCCCTGGCGCACGCCGGGTGGATGTTGCCGGACGCCTCGCGCGAGGCCCTGCGCCGGGAGTCCCGGGGCAGCGCGGCGCGGGCCATCCGCGTGCACGCGCTCCTGCTGCGCAGCCTGGAGGCGCTCGCGGCGGTGGACGTCGTCCCCGTGGTGCTCAAGGGCTACGGCCTGGCCCGGCGGCTCTACCCGGAGCCGTTTCACCGGGCCACCACCGATGTGGACTTGCTCGTGGCCCCCGCGCAGGTGGAGGCCGCGTCGCGGGCGCTGGAGGGCTTGGGCCTTGTGCCCGTGACCGAGCGGCCCGGGCATGGCGGGGAGCACGCGCACCACCGGGCGTTTCATGGGCCGGCGGGGCTCGTGGAGCTGCACTACCGGGCGCTCGCCACGGGCGGGCAGGCGCTGGAGGCCGGGGTGCTGCTGGCCCACGCGGAGGCGTTCGAGCTGGAGGGCCACCGCGTGCGGTACCTGCGCGCGGAGGAGGAGCTGGTGTACCTGGCCCTGCACGCGAGCAACCACCTGCTCCAGCGCCTCGCGTGGTTGATGGACCTGAAGCTGCTCCTGCGGGCAAGCCCGGCGCTGAGCTGGCCCCGGGTGGTGGAGGTGGCGCGGGGCACCGCGTTCCCGCACCTGGCGTGGTACGCGCTGGACGCCGCGCACCGGCTGCTGGGGCTCGCCGTGCCGCCGGAGGTGCTCGCGGCGCTGGCCCCGCCGCGCTGGCAGCGGGCCCTGGCCCGGCGCTTCTTCTCCGAGGAGCGGCTGCTCGGCGCGCGGCTCGCGGCGCACCGGGCGGAGTGGTTCACCGTGAAGCTGCTGCTGGCGCCCCGCGTCCGGCCCATGGCGCGCTACGTGCTGTGGCGCCTGGGCGAGGTGCTGCCGTGGAAGGGCCCCCCGGCCTGA
- a CDS encoding immunoglobulin-like domain-containing protein, which produces MIRVLSERIGVVTALALVACGTETAPPPPPSETAHHRTGLQTQCVQLPPTTPSFQPELKWEWTGTAEFRQVMSTPVVVDVNQDGTPDIVFNAFTGSNSQTGGVLRALNGATGQELWTVTDARYRVRGSAQIAAGDIDHDGKVELCTVPEGDVGLLCFEHDGTFKFRTSASTNTWGGPSFADLDGDGSVEILNGNHVFSANGELKWVGSDGAGGPGTFGPLSFAVDLDGDGFQEVINGRAIYEHDGQLRCVHPSLGQGLAAVGNFDATPAGEVVIVSGGTVALMDSHCTPKWRVSLQGGGAGGAPAIADVDGDGQPEIGVAGSTRFTVIETDGTVKWASPIQGTSSGVGSSVAFDFDGDGKAEFVHADQTRLRIYDGTSGAARITPLTHSSGSAYENPIIVDVDGDNRAELVVPSNNYLTSGVAGIRVYREKTGAWVNTRRIWNQHAYSVTHVNPDGTLPTHPAAPWLVPGLNTFRANTQGNGVSPFALADLTVTALTVGCDYTGAPPRLVATVRNQGDASAPEGVPISFHQGDAATGSALLGVAALPAPLPAGQSVEVRLAAELNTQSLPYFVRADANASGEGTVTECREDNNSLSQELTLSCGTANVPPEAVCKNVTLPAAATTCKATYSATSTPIGNASYDPDHGPQPLTLRYVPAEGVLGLGSHDITLTVSDGLDSDQCTGTLTVVDVTPPTLNANLSYVQLNCGEALPQDATAHDACQGDLTSRIELVGFNSMRPHSEITYRVTDDAGNTATSAGTRPVDVKDETLPTVTLRGEAEVTLECDASIPYEDLGAVGADECEGALTVKVFNSGQGGSTGPNRGALGEYHVQYQVNDSWGHYAEALRTVLVKDTTPPALTLNGPAQVTLTVGTVFQDPGATATDRCFGNLNQAVVRTGALNTDVPGTYLLTYTVQDSATPTPFTARVQRTVTVESAPKKARTAQR; this is translated from the coding sequence ATGATTCGAGTCTTGAGCGAGCGCATCGGTGTCGTGACCGCGCTGGCCCTCGTGGCCTGTGGAACCGAAACCGCCCCCCCTCCGCCGCCCAGCGAGACAGCCCACCACCGCACGGGGTTGCAAACCCAGTGCGTCCAGCTGCCTCCCACCACCCCCAGCTTCCAGCCCGAGCTGAAGTGGGAATGGACCGGCACCGCCGAATTCCGGCAGGTGATGTCCACGCCGGTGGTGGTGGACGTGAACCAGGATGGGACACCGGACATCGTCTTCAACGCCTTCACCGGCAGCAACTCCCAGACGGGCGGCGTGCTTCGCGCGCTCAACGGGGCCACGGGCCAGGAGCTGTGGACGGTGACCGACGCGAGGTACCGCGTCCGGGGCTCGGCGCAGATCGCCGCGGGCGACATCGACCACGACGGCAAGGTGGAGCTGTGCACCGTGCCCGAGGGCGATGTGGGCCTCCTGTGCTTCGAGCATGACGGGACGTTCAAGTTCCGCACCTCGGCCTCCACCAACACCTGGGGCGGCCCGTCCTTCGCGGACCTGGACGGCGATGGGAGCGTGGAGATCCTCAACGGCAACCACGTGTTCAGCGCCAACGGGGAGCTGAAGTGGGTGGGCAGCGACGGCGCGGGAGGCCCCGGCACCTTCGGCCCCCTGTCGTTCGCGGTGGACCTGGACGGCGATGGCTTCCAGGAGGTCATCAACGGCCGCGCCATCTACGAACATGACGGCCAGCTGCGATGCGTCCACCCGAGCCTCGGCCAGGGGCTGGCGGCCGTGGGCAACTTCGACGCGACCCCCGCCGGCGAGGTGGTCATCGTCTCGGGCGGCACCGTGGCGCTGATGGACAGCCACTGCACGCCCAAGTGGCGGGTGAGCCTCCAGGGCGGCGGGGCCGGCGGTGCGCCCGCCATCGCGGACGTGGATGGGGACGGACAGCCCGAGATTGGCGTGGCGGGCAGCACCCGCTTCACGGTGATTGAGACCGACGGCACCGTGAAGTGGGCCAGCCCCATCCAGGGCACCAGCTCCGGCGTTGGCAGCTCGGTGGCGTTCGACTTCGACGGGGACGGCAAGGCGGAGTTCGTCCATGCGGACCAGACGCGGCTGCGCATCTACGACGGCACCAGCGGCGCGGCGCGCATCACCCCGCTGACGCACAGCTCGGGCAGCGCCTACGAGAACCCCATCATCGTGGATGTGGACGGCGACAACCGCGCGGAGCTCGTCGTGCCCTCCAACAACTACCTCACCTCCGGCGTGGCGGGCATCCGCGTGTACCGGGAGAAGACCGGGGCCTGGGTGAACACGCGCCGCATCTGGAACCAGCACGCCTACTCCGTCACCCACGTGAACCCGGACGGCACCCTGCCTACCCACCCGGCCGCCCCGTGGCTCGTCCCGGGCCTCAACACCTTCCGCGCCAACACGCAGGGCAACGGCGTGTCCCCCTTCGCCCTCGCGGACCTCACCGTCACCGCGCTCACCGTGGGCTGTGACTACACCGGCGCCCCGCCGCGGCTCGTCGCCACGGTGCGCAACCAGGGAGATGCCAGCGCGCCCGAGGGCGTGCCCATCTCCTTCCACCAGGGTGACGCGGCCACGGGTAGCGCCCTGCTCGGCGTCGCGGCGCTGCCGGCCCCCCTGCCCGCGGGCCAGAGCGTGGAGGTCCGCCTGGCGGCGGAGCTCAACACCCAGAGCCTGCCCTACTTCGTCCGGGCGGATGCCAACGCCTCCGGCGAGGGAACGGTGACCGAGTGCCGCGAGGACAACAACAGCCTGTCCCAGGAGCTGACGCTGTCGTGCGGCACCGCGAACGTGCCCCCCGAGGCGGTCTGCAAGAACGTCACGCTGCCCGCCGCGGCCACGACCTGCAAGGCCACCTACAGCGCCACGAGCACCCCCATCGGCAACGCCAGCTATGATCCGGACCACGGACCCCAGCCGCTGACGCTGCGCTACGTCCCCGCGGAGGGCGTCCTCGGCCTGGGCTCGCATGACATCACCCTGACCGTCTCGGACGGCCTGGACAGCGACCAGTGCACCGGGACGCTGACGGTGGTGGACGTCACCCCGCCCACGCTCAATGCGAACCTGTCCTACGTGCAGCTGAACTGCGGCGAGGCGCTGCCCCAGGACGCGACGGCCCACGATGCCTGCCAGGGAGACCTCACCTCGCGCATCGAGCTGGTGGGCTTCAACTCGATGCGGCCCCACTCCGAAATCACCTACCGCGTGACGGACGACGCGGGCAACACGGCCACCTCCGCAGGCACCCGTCCCGTGGATGTGAAGGACGAGACCCTGCCCACGGTGACGCTGCGGGGCGAGGCGGAGGTGACGCTGGAGTGCGACGCGAGCATCCCCTACGAGGACCTGGGCGCCGTCGGCGCCGATGAGTGCGAGGGAGCGCTGACCGTGAAGGTCTTCAACTCGGGCCAGGGGGGTTCCACCGGCCCGAACCGGGGGGCCCTGGGCGAGTACCACGTGCAGTACCAGGTCAACGACAGCTGGGGACACTACGCGGAGGCGCTCCGCACCGTGCTGGTGAAGGACACCACGCCCCCGGCGCTGACCCTCAACGGCCCCGCCCAGGTGACGCTCACCGTGGGCACGGTCTTCCAGGATCCGGGCGCCACCGCCACGGACCGCTGCTTCGGCAACCTGAACCAGGCCGTCGTGCGCACCGGCGCGCTGAACACCGATGTGCCGGGCACCTACCTGCTGACGTACACCGTCCAGGACTCCGCCACCCCCACGCCCTTCACCGCCCGGGTGCAGCGCACGGTGACGGTGGAAAGCGCCCCGAAGAAGGCGCGCACCGCCCAGCGCTAG
- a CDS encoding nucleotidyltransferase family protein, translating into MAPSLPDLFQTLTSFEPQRGSLRGAPWEGFVDWAIAQGLGPLAAYNLEYRLGGGDAPEWARDRLLSVYQGTVNDNVMKLVHFKRMVGVLEGRKLVLLGGAAFADALYPHGGFRPLLEIQILLRRLDVEGFSGFLAQQEFKPAEDEQDSGAARVLSDGRTLIHLFADVLGAERREALKGVFERAHPHRIYGPSLFRPDLEDAVLLVCLEQARQGFQMPWLSYVDLRELVTGASWMGGVYSRPLNGEVLRARAREWRLERALYTSLSILSRLYPQTAPAVEGALPPLRRATRELLNRLVVEPASVVGRASALRGTDRLRRLLTGQ; encoded by the coding sequence ATGGCGCCGAGCCTGCCCGACCTGTTTCAGACCCTGACCTCCTTCGAGCCGCAGCGGGGCTCGCTTCGCGGTGCACCGTGGGAGGGCTTCGTGGATTGGGCCATCGCGCAGGGGCTGGGCCCACTGGCAGCGTACAACCTGGAGTACCGGTTGGGGGGAGGGGATGCGCCGGAATGGGCGCGGGACCGTCTGCTCTCGGTCTACCAGGGCACGGTCAACGACAACGTGATGAAACTTGTCCACTTCAAGCGGATGGTGGGCGTGCTGGAGGGGCGCAAGCTGGTGCTGCTCGGGGGCGCGGCGTTCGCCGACGCGCTCTACCCGCACGGAGGCTTTCGCCCGCTGCTGGAGATTCAGATTCTCCTGCGCCGGTTGGACGTGGAGGGCTTCTCGGGCTTCCTGGCGCAGCAGGAGTTCAAGCCCGCGGAGGACGAGCAGGACAGCGGCGCCGCGCGGGTGCTGTCGGATGGGCGCACGCTGATTCACCTCTTCGCGGACGTGCTGGGCGCGGAGCGGCGCGAGGCGCTCAAGGGCGTGTTCGAGCGGGCGCACCCGCACCGCATCTACGGCCCGTCGCTGTTCCGGCCGGACCTGGAGGACGCGGTGCTGCTCGTGTGCCTGGAGCAGGCGCGCCAGGGCTTCCAGATGCCGTGGCTGTCCTACGTGGACCTGCGGGAACTGGTGACGGGGGCCTCCTGGATGGGGGGCGTCTACTCGCGGCCGCTGAACGGGGAGGTGCTCCGGGCGCGCGCCCGGGAGTGGCGGCTGGAGCGGGCGCTCTACACCTCGTTGTCCATCCTCTCCCGGCTCTACCCCCAGACGGCCCCGGCGGTGGAGGGCGCGCTGCCGCCGCTGCGCCGGGCCACGCGCGAGCTGCTGAACCGGCTGGTGGTGGAGCCCGCCAGCGTGGTGGGCCGCGCCTCGGCGCTGCGGGGAACCGACCGGCTCCGCCGCCTGCTGACCGGACAGTGA